A single window of Fischerella sp. PCC 9605 DNA harbors:
- a CDS encoding DUF1830 domain-containing protein has product METSIFDFVKQASRTQMQNSSTLQMDSRILCFYKNTTSQIQIARISNIGKYCFEQIVFPGEKMLFEAVPEAELEIHMESTTGGILANKILCSNLQVCG; this is encoded by the coding sequence TTGGAAACTTCTATTTTCGACTTTGTTAAACAAGCCAGTAGAACTCAAATGCAAAACTCTTCAACATTGCAAATGGACAGCCGAATTCTGTGTTTTTACAAAAACACGACTAGTCAGATTCAAATCGCTCGAATCTCAAACATTGGCAAATATTGTTTCGAGCAAATTGTCTTTCCCGGAGAAAAAATGTTATTTGAAGCTGTTCCCGAGGCTGAACTAGAAATCCATATGGAGAGCACAACAGGTGGAATATTAGCAAATAAAATTCTTTGCTCCAATCTACAGGTATGCGGATAA
- a CDS encoding sensor histidine kinase: protein MTQQFMKWSLQGKWIAGGFCVTLLLMGLVSFASYKNTIEIRESANRVQHTYETLNTLTDFYAAMTVAESGRRGYIFFGSRQELERHQNAVKNMQSEISALQHQIHTSSNQQQRLALLNSLVNQRLALFEQSIQLYQKDKLAFQAQGLITEKSVNLREKILNVLAEIKAEEKRYLRICLQQSQYSIHSRTIIEILGTILSFVVVSSLCFILYRQWVKREKYEELERSLAQEKELSELKLRLFSMISHEFRTPLSVILLSSQLLKEILQELVDSTQLKNLYRIQSSAKLMNQLITDLLTLTRAEAGKLDFNPQFINIESFCLNLLEDLQLFHIKLPAIKFIKNGRFFRTQIDEKLLYSILSNLLLNAIKYSPQGGNIYLIVNCEQEATIFQVKDEGIGIPQQEQQNIYEPFYRCQNVENIVGTGLGLAVVKKCVELHQGEISVESEVGFGTIFTVKIPHNRE, encoded by the coding sequence ATGACTCAGCAATTTATGAAGTGGTCTCTCCAAGGAAAATGGATAGCTGGAGGGTTTTGCGTAACCCTGCTGCTGATGGGGCTAGTCAGTTTCGCTTCATATAAGAACACAATTGAAATCAGAGAAAGTGCTAATAGGGTGCAACATACCTATGAAACTCTTAATACACTGACGGATTTCTATGCTGCTATGACAGTTGCAGAGTCGGGGCGACGAGGATATATCTTTTTCGGAAGTAGACAAGAATTAGAACGCCATCAGAATGCTGTCAAAAACATGCAGTCTGAAATCAGCGCACTCCAACATCAAATACATACTAGTTCTAATCAGCAACAGCGATTGGCGCTGCTTAACTCCCTAGTAAATCAAAGATTGGCTTTGTTTGAGCAATCAATACAACTTTATCAGAAAGATAAATTAGCATTTCAAGCTCAAGGCTTAATTACCGAAAAAAGTGTTAATCTTAGAGAAAAAATTCTCAATGTTCTAGCAGAGATAAAAGCAGAAGAAAAACGTTATCTCAGAATCTGCCTTCAACAATCTCAGTACAGTATTCATTCTAGAACAATCATTGAGATACTTGGCACAATTTTAAGTTTTGTCGTGGTTTCTAGTTTATGTTTTATACTTTATCGTCAATGGGTAAAACGCGAAAAATATGAAGAACTCGAACGTTCACTTGCTCAGGAAAAAGAATTAAGCGAACTTAAACTTCGCCTCTTTTCAATGATTTCTCATGAATTTCGTACACCTTTGAGTGTGATTTTACTTTCATCTCAACTACTAAAAGAAATTCTTCAGGAATTGGTTGATTCTACTCAATTAAAAAATCTATATAGAATTCAATCTTCCGCTAAGTTAATGAATCAACTAATAACAGACTTATTGACTTTAACTAGAGCAGAAGCAGGGAAATTAGATTTCAATCCTCAATTTATTAATATAGAAAGTTTTTGCTTGAATCTACTAGAAGATTTACAGCTTTTTCATATAAAACTACCTGCAATAAAATTTATCAAAAATGGTCGGTTTTTTCGTACACAAATAGATGAAAAGCTGTTATATTCAATCCTCAGCAACTTGCTATTAAATGCGATTAAATATTCACCTCAAGGAGGCAACATATACTTAATTGTAAATTGTGAACAAGAGGCTACTATTTTCCAAGTTAAAGATGAAGGAATAGGTATTCCACAACAAGAGCAGCAAAATATTTATGAGCCATTCTATCGATGCCAAAATGTGGAAAATATAGTTGGTACTGGTCTGGGATTAGCAGTTGTCAAGAAATGCGTGGAACTCCACCAAGGAGAAATTTCTGTAGAAAGTGAAGTAGGGTTTGGAACAATATTTACTGTTAAAATTCCTCACAATCGAGAATAG
- a CDS encoding response regulator transcription factor: MGSVCIEIVEGNPHLRSLLGWHLQQLDYRVHQAASIYQAREVFLSHQPTLVILDADLPDGDGIEFCRWLHRQQQPLILMLSARSNEADIVAGLKAGADDYLCKPFGMQEFLARVEALIRRNRTPVAPAYLDYGTLQIDLVQRRVRFQGEFIDLTPQEFSLLYVLAQAGGVPLTRAELLRRAWPDAIDNPRTIDTHVLSLRKKVELDPRQPSLIQTIRNVGYRFNMEILNSNLAQSPAKLTTERFNNQRSTISTQR; this comes from the coding sequence GTGGGTTCGGTTTGTATTGAAATCGTAGAGGGAAATCCCCATCTGAGGTCGTTGCTTGGCTGGCACTTGCAACAACTGGACTATCGGGTGCATCAAGCTGCAAGTATTTACCAGGCAAGGGAAGTTTTTTTAAGCCACCAGCCAACACTAGTAATCTTAGATGCGGACTTGCCTGATGGAGATGGCATTGAATTTTGCCGATGGTTGCATCGCCAACAGCAGCCATTAATTTTAATGCTATCTGCTCGCAGTAATGAAGCTGATATTGTTGCTGGTTTGAAAGCGGGGGCGGATGACTACCTCTGTAAACCATTTGGGATGCAGGAGTTTTTAGCACGGGTAGAGGCGCTAATTCGGCGTAACCGTACACCCGTTGCCCCAGCTTATTTGGATTATGGAACCTTGCAAATTGATTTAGTGCAGCGCCGTGTCCGCTTTCAAGGAGAGTTTATTGACTTAACGCCCCAAGAATTCAGTTTGCTGTATGTTTTAGCACAAGCAGGAGGAGTACCTTTAACTAGAGCGGAATTACTACGTCGTGCTTGGCCCGATGCGATTGATAACCCTCGCACTATTGATACTCACGTTTTATCGCTGCGAAAGAAAGTAGAACTCGATCCGCGACAACCTAGCTTAATTCAAACAATTCGTAACGTGGGATATCGGTTTAATATGGAAATTTTGAATTCTAATTTGGCACAGTCACCAGCAAAATTAACGACAGAAAGATTCAACAATCAACGTTCAACGATTAGTACTCAAAGATAG
- a CDS encoding pentapeptide repeat-containing protein produces the protein MATPIVRRSSDQPSSSQSNEPGKLNSLPLVTRRIAAWATEMTLVVVSGLIPYSLGTYLNTRSDLNRVPLNPVLIVTEREIARPLALPVSYGTRNVAWPTNFLWTVAILAPLTLSGWQLLLLAKTGSTFPKRWFGVRVVNSQGQPPGLGAVLMREVIGRWTLSLSVAYTLWRYSPAFPNLGVLTVLAGLMILAEGTGFSSPKGRRALHDRLAGTYAIDATKPFKPSQLREKKPEQSQWNEEGDEDAAIASVVITPSQTTQPPSNLWRRLPLNPSMALLGLALLSMAGVLITLVGTQVYIQTQQNRRALEQRNSQQFLTLVQQLSPNSGASNEERRSAILAMGTLNDPQATQYLVDLLAKETDPSLVGTIEQALANIGLPALPDLKSMNQSLAGDLESIGTNPSPERELRQKRLQNNQRVINKIIEVNSGKLNNFDLSRVQLSQSVSKERPLFNLVLEKVDLSGVNFKGANLSFASFKGSSFRGVGEDGRWDTFDDQIADLSGAQIKQANLNDTNLSRVLMVRTDLSRATLKGANLANARLVNANLSSAQLMGTDVRGAILENASLTGADLSEAIFNDANLYAARLGRVIAIATQLSFANLSKTDWQGADLSGANLARADLSNANLSATRMTNANLNSANLEGANFRNADLSLADLRGANLTGTDFQGTIFFPAKQDPADQFVQTPTLGSQSAVVKGADFSQTKNLDAKQLAYICTQGGIHPRCP, from the coding sequence ATGGCAACCCCAATTGTGAGGAGAAGTAGCGATCAACCTAGTTCCAGTCAGTCAAATGAACCGGGAAAACTCAACTCACTGCCTCTAGTAACTAGGCGTATTGCTGCTTGGGCAACAGAAATGACACTGGTAGTTGTCAGTGGGTTGATTCCTTACAGTCTTGGCACGTATCTGAATACTAGAAGTGATTTGAACCGAGTACCATTAAACCCCGTATTAATAGTAACAGAAAGAGAAATCGCCCGCCCCTTAGCTCTACCTGTTAGCTATGGCACTCGAAACGTCGCATGGCCGACAAATTTTTTATGGACAGTAGCCATACTAGCGCCTCTGACACTCTCTGGTTGGCAATTGCTTCTACTCGCCAAAACAGGTAGCACCTTTCCCAAACGCTGGTTTGGGGTTCGGGTTGTCAACTCTCAAGGCCAGCCGCCTGGTTTGGGAGCAGTTTTGATGCGAGAAGTAATTGGTCGTTGGACTTTGTCCTTGTCTGTGGCTTACACACTCTGGCGCTACAGCCCAGCCTTTCCTAACTTGGGTGTTTTGACAGTCTTGGCTGGTTTGATGATACTGGCAGAAGGGACGGGCTTTTCATCACCAAAAGGGCGACGGGCCTTGCATGACCGTTTGGCAGGTACTTACGCCATAGATGCGACTAAACCGTTTAAACCTTCACAACTGCGAGAAAAAAAGCCGGAACAATCGCAGTGGAACGAAGAAGGAGATGAAGATGCAGCGATCGCATCTGTTGTGATCACACCATCACAAACCACTCAACCACCTTCAAATCTGTGGAGGCGATTGCCGCTAAATCCAAGTATGGCGCTGCTTGGGTTAGCACTGTTGAGTATGGCTGGTGTATTAATAACTTTAGTCGGTACTCAAGTCTACATTCAAACTCAGCAAAATCGACGGGCATTAGAGCAGCGTAACAGCCAACAATTCCTCACACTCGTCCAACAATTAAGTCCCAACTCTGGCGCTAGCAATGAAGAACGCCGCAGTGCCATTTTGGCTATGGGTACTCTCAACGATCCACAGGCAACTCAATATCTTGTGGATCTGCTGGCTAAAGAAACTGACCCCAGCTTAGTAGGTACAATTGAGCAGGCTTTAGCAAATATCGGTCTCCCAGCCCTACCCGATTTAAAAAGTATGAATCAGTCTCTGGCTGGCGATTTGGAGTCTATAGGCACTAACCCATCTCCAGAGAGGGAATTGCGACAAAAGCGGTTGCAAAATAACCAACGGGTAATTAATAAGATTATTGAGGTCAATAGTGGTAAACTCAACAATTTTGATCTCAGCCGCGTCCAATTGTCTCAAAGCGTTTCCAAAGAACGTCCTTTATTCAACTTAGTATTAGAAAAAGTTGATTTATCGGGAGTCAATTTTAAAGGCGCGAATCTATCCTTTGCTAGTTTTAAGGGTAGCAGTTTCCGGGGAGTCGGTGAAGATGGACGCTGGGATACCTTCGACGATCAGATAGCAGATTTGAGCGGCGCTCAGATCAAACAAGCCAATCTCAACGATACTAATCTCAGTCGCGTTTTAATGGTTCGCACAGACTTGAGCCGCGCTACCCTCAAAGGGGCCAACTTAGCCAATGCACGTCTGGTTAATGCTAACCTCAGCAGCGCTCAGTTAATGGGAACCGATGTGCGCGGTGCCATCTTAGAAAATGCTAGCTTGACTGGGGCAGATTTAAGTGAAGCTATATTTAACGATGCTAACTTGTATGCTGCTCGCTTAGGACGCGTAATTGCGATCGCCACCCAATTGTCCTTTGCCAACTTAAGCAAAACTGACTGGCAAGGGGCAGACCTATCAGGAGCAAATTTAGCTCGTGCAGATCTAAGCAATGCTAACCTGAGTGCAACTCGCATGACAAATGCGAATTTGAACTCTGCCAATTTGGAGGGTGCGAACTTCCGTAATGCCGACCTCAGCCTTGCAGATTTACGGGGAGCAAATTTGACAGGCACTGATTTTCAAGGGACTATTTTCTTCCCCGCCAAACAAGATCCTGCCGATCAATTTGTCCAAACACCAACACTAGGTTCACAATCTGCTGTAGTCAAAGGAGCTGATTTTAGCCAAACGAAAAATTTAGATGCCAAACAATTGGCTTACATTTGTACTCAAGGTGGTATCCATCCCCGTTGTCCCTAA
- a CDS encoding response regulator transcription factor, with the protein MRILVVEDDTQLAEVLSEALTRRQYVVDVARDGEAAWNSVELMKYDLIILDVTLPKLDGIRFCQRLRTIQASNPAHRNSAVPVLMLTARDTVADKITGLDAGADDYVVKPFDLEELMARIRALLRRGSSATTLSLHWESLLLNPSTYEATYDGEPLTLTPKEYAILELLVANGRRVLSRSSIIEQVWPMDDPPVEETVRSHIKSLRQKLKALGAPEDFIETVHGLGYRLK; encoded by the coding sequence ATGCGTATTCTGGTAGTTGAAGATGATACCCAGTTAGCGGAGGTGCTGTCAGAGGCTTTAACTAGACGTCAGTATGTAGTAGATGTTGCTAGAGATGGAGAAGCCGCTTGGAATTCGGTTGAATTAATGAAGTACGATCTAATCATTTTGGACGTAACGCTGCCAAAGTTAGATGGTATCCGCTTTTGCCAACGTTTACGCACCATCCAAGCAAGCAATCCAGCACATCGTAACTCTGCTGTACCCGTGTTGATGCTAACAGCCCGCGACACGGTAGCAGATAAGATTACTGGACTAGATGCAGGAGCAGATGATTATGTGGTGAAGCCATTTGACCTAGAAGAGTTAATGGCTCGCATACGTGCTTTGCTCAGACGCGGAAGTTCTGCAACCACATTGAGTTTACACTGGGAGAGTTTGCTCCTCAATCCGAGTACGTACGAGGCTACTTACGATGGTGAACCTCTAACGTTGACCCCCAAAGAATATGCCATTTTGGAGTTACTGGTTGCCAATGGCAGACGGGTGTTAAGCCGTTCCAGTATTATTGAGCAAGTTTGGCCTATGGACGACCCACCGGTTGAGGAAACTGTTAGATCTCACATCAAATCCCTCAGGCAAAAACTTAAAGCCTTAGGTGCTCCTGAAGATTTTATAGAAACGGTTCATGGACTGGGCTATCGCCTCAAGTAA
- a CDS encoding ABC transporter ATP-binding protein, whose protein sequence is METSPQPKLRLEKVSLYTSLQGNLQGYPILQGISFEVFEGDRLAVVGPSGAGKTYLLRLLNRLSEPTSGKIYLENQEYSQIPVLQLRACVTLVPQESKLLGMTVKEALAYPLVLRGLPKQTVQQRISNWIEQLHIPDDWLGRTEVQLSLGQRQLVAIARALVIQPSILLLDEPTSALDAGTASRVMAVITQLAQSNQTTILMVNHQLDIVEMFCTRLLHLQQGRLLANQKASDVDWLKLKESLVQAEAQTAEEWI, encoded by the coding sequence TTGGAAACTTCCCCGCAACCAAAACTCAGACTAGAAAAAGTTAGTCTATATACAAGTTTGCAAGGAAACCTGCAAGGGTACCCGATATTACAGGGTATTTCTTTTGAGGTATTTGAGGGCGATCGCCTTGCCGTTGTCGGCCCGTCGGGTGCTGGAAAAACTTACTTACTACGCCTCCTCAACCGTTTGAGTGAACCCACTAGCGGCAAAATTTATCTGGAAAATCAGGAGTACAGCCAAATCCCTGTTTTGCAGTTACGCGCCTGTGTAACACTCGTTCCCCAAGAGTCGAAATTATTGGGAATGACAGTAAAAGAAGCTTTGGCATACCCTCTGGTTTTGCGTGGTTTGCCCAAACAGACTGTTCAGCAAAGAATCAGTAATTGGATAGAACAGCTACACATACCCGATGATTGGTTGGGAAGAACAGAAGTGCAACTTTCTCTTGGACAGCGCCAATTAGTGGCGATCGCACGTGCATTAGTCATCCAACCATCGATTTTATTATTAGACGAACCAACCTCTGCCCTTGATGCTGGTACTGCTTCCCGTGTTATGGCAGTCATTACTCAGTTGGCTCAAAGTAATCAGACTACGATTCTAATGGTAAATCACCAGCTAGACATAGTTGAAATGTTTTGCACGCGACTGTTGCACTTGCAACAAGGACGCCTGCTGGCAAATCAAAAAGCCTCTGACGTAGATTGGCTTAAATTAAAAGAAAGCTTGGTGCAAGCAGAAGCACAAACTGCTGAAGAATGGATTTAG